In the genome of Streptomyces fagopyri, the window TGTTCCACCGCTTCGGCGGGAGGGAGAGAGCCGGTGGCGACCACGCTCAGGTCGACCCCGAGGCCGCCGACGTTCAGCCGCAGGCCCGGCACCCGGGCGCCGGTCACCCGCCGTACCCGGGTGGCATCCGGAAGAGCCCTGGTCACCCGTGCCCGGACGTCCGCCATGTCGACGACGCCGGGCAGCGCGGCGACCAGGTCCAGGTCCGCCCCGGGCAGCACGCCGCCCATCCGCCGCGACCCCGCGACGTGCACGATTCCCTCGCCGAGGGCGTCGGAGAGGCACCGCGCGATGTACTGGGCAACAGGGTCGTCCGGGGGCACGGCGACGGCGGTGGCATCCGTACCGGCCCGGTCGGCGGTGGCATCCGTACCGGCCGGGTCGGCGGTGGTATCCGTACCGGCCGGGTCGGCCGTGGTGGCGAGGTCGGGCAGCCACCGCACCTCACCTGTCCCCATCGCGACCGACGCCCGCGCACGCATCGGTTCGTCGCCCCGGCGGGAGAGCAGGACGAGGTGTCCGACCCGGGCCGGTGCGGCGGAGCCGAGCCGGGCGGCGCAGTCGGCGGCGACGGGCCCCGGGTCCTGGACACGGCCCAGGGTCAGATGCGGGGTGAATCCCCCGGCTCGGCCCCGGCACCGCGGGAACCACGGCTGCAGCGCGGCGCGGAGCCGCGCCCACGGCTCGGGGCCGGCCCCGGCCGGGTCGAGCCACACGGTGGCGCCGTCCCGGTGTCCGAAGGTGCGCACGCCGTCGAGCCGGATGTCGAACGGCGGTGTCGACGCCACCGCCCGGGACAGCAGCGGGACGGCTTGCTCGAACGCGGACTCCGGGACGAAGCCGAAGAGCAGGTTGACGTGCGGCGGCCAGCGACGGGCCTGCGGGTCGTACGCGCGCCGGAGTTCCTGGACCGCCGGCCACAGATCCTCGGGCGGCAGCCACGCCAGCGCCGTCCGGGAGGTCGGAGCGAGATCGAGGACGTCGAGGGTGCCGACGGCGTGTGGGGCGCCGGAGTTGCCGGAGCCCGGTGCGGGACCGAGGCCCCGCGCGGACCCGGAGCCCGGTGCGGCGCCGGGCTCCGACGCGAGGCCGGCACCGTCGCGGGCCGCGGGGACGTCCGTCCCGTACAGGTTCACCACCGCCTCCACGCCGAAGTGGTCGGAGACGTACAGTCCGCCGGGACCGGGGGAGTCGCCCCGCAGGGCCGCGTCCGTCGGGTGAAGCGCGGCGCCCCGCAGCAGGATCCGGTCGAGCCGGGAGGAACGGCCGGACAGCGAGGAGACGGCGGCCAGCGGATTGATGGCGGGGTCGAAGGTGGGGCTCTGGTCGGCGGCCCCGCGCACCTCGGTCCAGGCGTCCCGCAGTCCGAGGGCGGCGGCGGGTCCGTTCGGGCCGTCGCGACCGTCGTTGAAGTCGCCGAGCAGCACCAGGGGACCGTCCAGGTCGGCGAGTCCCTCGGCGATGCGGGCGAGTTCGGAGGTGCGCCGGGCCGGCCCGTTGTCGGAGTGGTCGCTGCTGAGGTGCGTGGCGGCGACCACGAGCGGGCCGGACGCCGTCTCCAGGGTGAGGGCGGTGACGGCCTTGTGCGGCCCGAGCGCATGATGGCCGGCCTCCCGCACGGGCAGCCTGCTGAGCAACAGCAGCCCGGTGTCGTCGACCCGTTTCCCGCGGGGGTCACTGCCCACCGTGTAGGCGGCGCGGATCCAGGGGGTGCGCAGGAGCAGGGCGAGCAGCCCGGCCTCGACCTCCTGGAGCGCGATGACGTCGGCGTCGGCCTCCGCCAGGGCGGCGAGCAGCAGGGGCCGGCGGCGGTCGGTGTCGATGCGGTCGCTGTCGTAGCGGTCCCACAGCGTGTTCCAGGTCAGCACACGCAACCGGGCGGGCGGCACCCGTGCACCGCCGGGCCCCGCCGGTGGCACCTCGGACACGGTCCGCGACCTCGCGGACCGGCCGGGCGATCCCGCACGCGCCCCCCGTGGACCCGCGGTCGGGCCCGCGATCCGCTCCGGGTGGTCGGGGGCACGCCACCGCGCCACCGCGTCGTCCCACACGTACGGCGTGCCGGCCGTGAAGAACGGGGCCCGGAGGAGGCGTGGGGCCCGGACCCGGCCCGCGGAGGACTCGTCGATCCGGTCGACACCCGTCGCCCGGTCCCACACCACCTCGCCGTCCGCCTCGACGAACAGCACCCGGTGCCACGGGATGTCGCCCCCGGGCACGAAGGCGGGCAGCGGGACCCGCTTGGGGCCGGCCCCGCGCTGATGGACGCCCAGCACGAACCGGGCCGGGTCGAAGCGCGGATCCCAGCGGACCCGGTGGTAGATCTCGTCGCTGGTACGCATCACCGCTCGCCCCCGTCCAGGGTGCCGTCGGCGTCGTCCACGGTTCCGCCCGCGCCGACGTACCACGTCCGGTGGGCCTGGCCCGGATAGGGCGGGTCGAACCGGCGCAGCTGTGCCTCCAGCACCTGGGGCGGCACGGGGTGCGCCCGTCCGGCGTTGCGCCCGGTCAGCTCGTCCTCCGTGGCCAGCACGACGACCTGGGTGATCAGCGCGTCACGGCGGTGCGCCACGGCGTCCACCAGGGAACGCTGGTGGCGGCCGAGCGACGTGGCGTCCCACACCACGGTCGCGGGACCGGCCGCGAGCGCGGAGTCCAGCCGTCCGAGGCCCTCGCGCAGCACGTCCGCGTTGGCCCGCTGGTCGGCACGTGAGCCGCGCGCCGCGCGCAGGTCGTCGAGGGATACCCGGCTGTCGATCCCGGGAAGCCCGGCCGCGAACGTGCTCTTGCCGCTGCCCGACGGTCCCACCAGATGGATCAGCCGGGGGAACGCCCCGTCGCGCAGCCGCCAGGTCGCCGCCGAGGCCGCCTCGGCGGTGGCCAGCTGACCACCGGCGTACGACGCCCGTGCCTGCGCCCAGCAGCGGTCGGCCGCGTCGGTGTCACCGAGGCCGCCGAGGGCACGGCGCAGGCTCGCGCGCAGAGGCTCGAACGGTTCCTCCCCGAGCAGCCCCGCCTCCTCCGCGTGCAGGGCGGACCAGTCGACCTGTTCGCGCGCCGCGGGACCCTCGGTGACGGCGACGGCCGCGGCGACCGCGTGCAGCACGCCGAGGTCGGCCGCGAGGGCCATGCGCCCCAGTCCGGTGCGCCGTTCCTCGTCGGGGTGGGGACGGCGCAGCAGGGACTGGAGCCCGACCAGGTCCGCGACCCGCCGTGCCGACGGCATGCCGAGCGCTCCGGCCAGCCGCGGAGCGAGCCCCGCGCGACGCCGCCCGTGCAGCAGGGCGGCGAGCACCCCGGTCAGCCGGGCGTCCCCGGTCCGCCCCAGCACATCGAGCCTGGCGGACACCTCCGCGACGACGGCCTCGTCCACGGACGCCTCCTCGGCGGTCCCCGAACCCGTGTCGGAAGCCGAACCGGTCCCCGGACCGGAATCCTTCCCCGGACCCCTCCCCGAAGCCGAACCGGTCCCCGGACCCGGACCCGTCGCCGCCATGAGTGCCCGCGCGTCGGGGTTCGCGCCCGACCGCACGTCCCACAGCGCGGCGGCCGTGCCCCGCCCGTTGGCCACCACCTCGGCGTGCATCCAGTGCGTGCCGGTCCGCACATGCCCCGGCCGCACCCACTTGGCCACCCGGCGGCCGAACTCCTCCTGTCCGAAGCCCTCGACGGTCCGTACGACGTACCCCTCCTGCCGGGCGGGATCCAGCCGCAGGGCGCGCAGGGACCGTACGGCCCGTTCGTCGAGGACACCGCGCCACAGCACGCGCGGCACCGGAACGCCCAGCCGCCGCAGGAACCGCACCGTCCGGTCCCAGCCCAGGCACCGCTCGCCGTCCCAGACGGAGAACCCGTAGAACCAGCTGTCGAGTTCGGTGTACGCGATCGAGTGCCGCGCGTACAGGTTCTCGCCGCACACCCGCCACCCCGGCGGGAGGGCCGCGCCGATCCGTCCCTGCAGAGCCTTCACCCACGCCCGCGACGGATGGTGCGCCGAGTCGAGGGACCGCGCGTGCAGCCCGTCGGCGTACAGCGTGGTGTTCTCCCCGTCGAGCTTCTCGGTGACCACCACCTCCAGGTCGCGCAGGCCCGCCAGGTCCGTCACCCGTACGTCGTCCGGGGTCGCCCCCGGTGACCAGGGCAGATGCGGGGTGCGCGGATAGTGCACGCGTTCACCCCTGCCGGGCGGATCTGGACGTTCGGACCCCATGGTGTTCTGCCCCCGATGGAAACGGTGCGGCCCCGGTCATGGCACGGGTCCGGAAACGAGAGCGCCGACTGTAATCGCCCGCGCCGACGACGGCCCGTGGTTTTCCGGGCGGCACCGTGCCGCACCGGCCCGGCCGCAGCGTGCCGCAGCGTGCCGCAGCGGGCCCGGCCGCACCGTGCCGGGCCCACCCCACCGTGCTGTCGAGGAGGAGGGGGAGGGGAGTGCGCTCGGCCGCCCCCAGGCTCTGATTCAATGATGAGGACATGATCGGACTTTCCTCTCGACGGCTCGACCGGCGGCAGCCGCCCGTGCGGCCCCGGCGTGCCCGCGGCAGCGGCTGATGGGCGGCCAGTTCCTCCGGTTCGCCGTGGTCGGCGTCGTCAACACCGCGGTGTACTACGGCTTCTACCTCACGCTCCTGACGGCCCTTCCCTACCTGGTCGCCCATGTCGTGGCGTTCGCCGGGGCCACGGTCGTCTCGTTCTTCCTCAACGCGCGCTTCACCTACCGGACGCGTCCCACACTGCGGAAGTTCGTGCGCTTCCCGCTGGCCACCGTCACCAACCTCGTCGTGTCCACGCTCGCCCTGCACTTCCTGGTCGAGGTGGGCCACTGCGGGTCCCGGACCGCGGCGCTGCTCGCCTCCGCGGTGGCGGTGCCGTTCACGTTCCTGGCCAGCCGGGCGATCATGATTCCGTCGTCCTGACACGGAATGTCCCGGCCACGGACGGGTACGCGCGACAGGAACCGCGCCCGGGACGGATCACGTTCCGGGCGGTCCGTCCGCTACTCATGGGGATCTGCCATGGACACACCCTCGAACGACCTCCACCGGCCCACGCCCGCGACCCCGGCCCAGCGGGCCCTGGACACCCTCGCGGAGAACACCCGCGACGCGGTGGCACTGGACACGCTGGCCGGCAGCGAGGTGCTGGTTCCCGTGCCGGACGACGCGAACGAGCAGGACGCCACCGATCCCGCGGCCGTGGCACTGCCGGTCCTCGACCAGCCGGGCGGGGAGCAGGTGGTGCCGGTGTTCACCTCGGAGCTGGAGATGGCCGGACTGCTGCCCTTCGTCTCCCGCTACCGGATGGTTCCGCTGGGCGCGCTCGCCTCGCAGTGGCCCTCCGGCGACCTGGCGCTCACCATCGACGCGAGTTCGCCGCACGGTCTGACCCTCACCTCCGAGGGTGTCCGCACCCTCCTGGCCCGCCCCGGGGCCTGACGCACGGCGAAGGCGGCGACGGGCCCCCGGCGAACCACGCGTGGAGGGCCCGTCCACTCGTCGCGGGGCGGCGCCGGGGCGCACGCGGACGCCGAGCCCGTGGGCATGGGATCCGCGGCGCGAGACCGCTCGTACCGGGCGTGACAATGGCCGCATGAAATGGATCTCGGGCCTCGGCGGCGGCCTGCTCCTCGTCCTGGTGCTCGCCAGCATCCTGCGCACCCTGGTGGTGCCGCGGGGGCTCTACTCCTCGCTGGTGATCCGCTGGTGGCGCGGACTGCGGCTGCTCCTGCGGCTGGCCGCCCCCGGCGGCGGCTACGACGCCATCGACCGCGCACAGACCTGGCTGGCCCCGCTCATGCTCGTCGGCATGCTCGCGAGCTGGCTGGGCGGCGCCCTGCTCGGCTTCGGACTGCTGCTGCACGCCCTCTCCGCGCTCACCTGGAGCCAGTCCGTGCGGGAGGCGGGGTCGAGCCTGTTCACGCTCGGTTTCGCCAGCGGCGACCGGCTCCACCTGTCCGCCGTGGACTTCCTCGCGGCGGCCACCGGACCGGTCGTGATCGCCCTCCAGATCGCCTACCTGCCCACCCTGTACGCGGCCTACAACCGCCGCGAACTGGAGGTGACCCTGCTCCAGTCACGCGCCGGCGAGCCCGCCTGGGGGCCGGAGATCCTGGCCCGGCAGTGGCTGGTCGACACGGAGACCGCGCTGCCCGAGCTGTACCGCTCCTGGGAGCGGCTCGCCTCGGACATCGGCGAGAGCCACTCCACGTATCCGGTCCTGCTGGCGTTCCGCTCGCCGCGGCCGTACCGCAGCTGGATCGTCGGACTGGTCTCCGTCATGGACGCGGCCGCCCTGCAGCTCTCCCTCAACCCGGGCAGCGCCCCGCCCGAGGCCCGGCTGGTCCTGCGCGCGGGTTTCACCGCACTGCGCGACATCGCGCGCTCCCTGCGCTTCGC includes:
- a CDS encoding poly(A) polymerase → MRTSDEIYHRVRWDPRFDPARFVLGVHQRGAGPKRVPLPAFVPGGDIPWHRVLFVEADGEVVWDRATGVDRIDESSAGRVRAPRLLRAPFFTAGTPYVWDDAVARWRAPDHPERIAGPTAGPRGARAGSPGRSARSRTVSEVPPAGPGGARVPPARLRVLTWNTLWDRYDSDRIDTDRRRPLLLAALAEADADVIALQEVEAGLLALLLRTPWIRAAYTVGSDPRGKRVDDTGLLLLSRLPVREAGHHALGPHKAVTALTLETASGPLVVAATHLSSDHSDNGPARRTSELARIAEGLADLDGPLVLLGDFNDGRDGPNGPAAALGLRDAWTEVRGAADQSPTFDPAINPLAAVSSLSGRSSRLDRILLRGAALHPTDAALRGDSPGPGGLYVSDHFGVEAVVNLYGTDVPAARDGAGLASEPGAAPGSGSARGLGPAPGSGNSGAPHAVGTLDVLDLAPTSRTALAWLPPEDLWPAVQELRRAYDPQARRWPPHVNLLFGFVPESAFEQAVPLLSRAVASTPPFDIRLDGVRTFGHRDGATVWLDPAGAGPEPWARLRAALQPWFPRCRGRAGGFTPHLTLGRVQDPGPVAADCAARLGSAAPARVGHLVLLSRRGDEPMRARASVAMGTGEVRWLPDLATTADPAGTDTTADPAGTDATADRAGTDATAVAVPPDDPVAQYIARCLSDALGEGIVHVAGSRRMGGVLPGADLDLVAALPGVVDMADVRARVTRALPDATRVRRVTGARVPGLRLNVGGLGVDLSVVATGSLPPAEAVEHRARLGAPAATALSAVSDADAVRDAVVGRHPAFARLAAEVKAWAKARGLDSAPFGGLPGLAWSVLAARTTREADDLSPAGLRREFFATWAGWDWREPVVLRPAGLGRSGHGPDSRADGAAAPASSAVSVMTPTDPVRLCTAQVGPGFRDLLAEELYRAWDILETAARTGADPLSVLPAPPPLHRRHAAWLVVGVRAAGPEEFEEIRGRVRGRVRALLTALEGAGTPDAHAWPHPFEEGPASATYAIGLGGNPLDTARLTGITRGWGRGLPGVVTERAECGDVPTLRPRGHIFPAHRE
- a CDS encoding GtrA family protein, whose protein sequence is MGGQFLRFAVVGVVNTAVYYGFYLTLLTALPYLVAHVVAFAGATVVSFFLNARFTYRTRPTLRKFVRFPLATVTNLVVSTLALHFLVEVGHCGSRTAALLASAVAVPFTFLASRAIMIPSS
- a CDS encoding RNA ligase family protein, which gives rise to MGSERPDPPGRGERVHYPRTPHLPWSPGATPDDVRVTDLAGLRDLEVVVTEKLDGENTTLYADGLHARSLDSAHHPSRAWVKALQGRIGAALPPGWRVCGENLYARHSIAYTELDSWFYGFSVWDGERCLGWDRTVRFLRRLGVPVPRVLWRGVLDERAVRSLRALRLDPARQEGYVVRTVEGFGQEEFGRRVAKWVRPGHVRTGTHWMHAEVVANGRGTAAALWDVRSGANPDARALMAATGPGPGTGSASGRGPGKDSGPGTGSASDTGSGTAEEASVDEAVVAEVSARLDVLGRTGDARLTGVLAALLHGRRRAGLAPRLAGALGMPSARRVADLVGLQSLLRRPHPDEERRTGLGRMALAADLGVLHAVAAAVAVTEGPAAREQVDWSALHAEEAGLLGEEPFEPLRASLRRALGGLGDTDAADRCWAQARASYAGGQLATAEAASAATWRLRDGAFPRLIHLVGPSGSGKSTFAAGLPGIDSRVSLDDLRAARGSRADQRANADVLREGLGRLDSALAAGPATVVWDATSLGRHQRSLVDAVAHRRDALITQVVVLATEDELTGRNAGRAHPVPPQVLEAQLRRFDPPYPGQAHRTWYVGAGGTVDDADGTLDGGER
- a CDS encoding SseB family protein gives rise to the protein MDTPSNDLHRPTPATPAQRALDTLAENTRDAVALDTLAGSEVLVPVPDDANEQDATDPAAVALPVLDQPGGEQVVPVFTSELEMAGLLPFVSRYRMVPLGALASQWPSGDLALTIDASSPHGLTLTSEGVRTLLARPGA